One Endozoicomonas gorgoniicola DNA window includes the following coding sequences:
- a CDS encoding PIN-like domain-containing protein — MKYLIDNNLPPALAHAIRELSTVCDNTEVYALKDKFSPDTKDIDWITALSGDKHWVVVSQDRFKKGNPEFVS, encoded by the coding sequence GTGAAGTACCTCATTGATAACAATTTGCCTCCAGCGTTAGCTCATGCCATTCGTGAGCTTTCAACCGTTTGTGACAATACTGAAGTCTATGCCCTGAAGGATAAGTTTTCCCCGGATACGAAAGATATTGACTGGATTACTGCTTTGTCCGGAGATAAACACTGGGTTGTTGTTTCTCAGGATCGTTTCAAAAAAGGCAATCCTGAATTCGTATCATAA
- a CDS encoding MerR family transcriptional regulator has protein sequence MTSLIGVGLYSIPEASVLTGIPSRKIRGWMLGYESGSRSRQAPLWKSAVTESIDNTISFQDLLEIRFVNAFRQYGVQLPTIRAAVKQAKEYFDQDYPFTCRRFQTDGRSIFATVEEETGDESLVDLIKKQNVFNRVIKPSLYTGIEYDGDESSALRWFPVPKSKKVVLDPARSFGKPIVTAAGITTETLYQSWLAEDQNAKMVASLYEVDTASVNAAVSFEQRIAGGEVPH, from the coding sequence ATGACATCATTGATTGGCGTTGGTTTATACAGCATCCCTGAAGCTTCAGTTCTTACAGGCATTCCATCTCGCAAGATCAGGGGCTGGATGCTGGGATACGAATCAGGCAGTCGTTCCAGACAGGCTCCCCTGTGGAAGTCAGCAGTCACAGAAAGCATTGATAACACAATTAGCTTTCAGGATTTGTTGGAAATCCGCTTCGTAAACGCATTCCGGCAATACGGTGTTCAATTACCGACGATCCGGGCAGCCGTGAAGCAGGCCAAGGAATATTTCGATCAGGACTACCCGTTTACATGCAGGCGCTTTCAGACGGATGGGCGCAGCATATTTGCGACGGTGGAAGAAGAAACCGGTGATGAAAGCCTGGTTGATTTGATAAAAAAACAAAATGTATTCAACAGAGTGATTAAGCCATCTTTGTATACGGGTATTGAATACGATGGGGATGAAAGCAGTGCTTTGCGCTGGTTTCCGGTTCCAAAGAGCAAAAAGGTCGTGCTTGATCCCGCACGTTCATTTGGCAAGCCTATTGTTACAGCCGCAGGTATCACAACAGAAACGTTGTACCAAAGTTGGTTAGCAGAAGACCAGAATGCCAAAATGGTTGCCAGTCTTTATGAGGTAGACACTGCTTCTGTGAATGCCGCCGTTAGTTTTGAGCAAAGGATTGCCGGTGGTGAAGTACCTCATTGA
- a CDS encoding recombinase family protein has translation MKGQNVGYIRVSSVDQNTARQLEGINLDTTFEDHCSGKDTNRPQLR, from the coding sequence ATGAAAGGCCAGAACGTCGGATACATCCGGGTCAGCAGCGTTGACCAGAACACCGCCCGCCAGCTTGAAGGTATTAATCTCGATACCACCTTTGAAGACCATTGCAGCGGCAAAGATACCAACCGGCCTCAGTTAAGGTAG
- a CDS encoding type I restriction-modification system subunit M N-terminal domain-containing protein, translating into MPNTQTNLAAFIWSVADLLRGDFKQSQYGRIILPFTLLRRLECVLEPSKEAVLAQYEQVRKSNLPEDGSQGDIKDNLETCVQSFSRDAREIFEHFKFDEFVGTLNEANLLYKVVRKFATIDLSPKAISNHDMGLVQLSTKNHACNAFVIPAKEAVAKGLKA; encoded by the coding sequence ATGCCCAACACCCAAACCAACCTGGCCGCCTTCATCTGGTCCGTCGCTGACCTCCTGCGGGGCGATTTTAAGCAATCCCAGTACGGGCGCATCATCCTGCCCTTTACCCTGCTGCGTCGCCTGGAGTGTGTACTGGAACCCAGCAAAGAAGCGGTACTGGCACAGTATGAACAGGTGAGAAAAAGCAACCTGCCCGAAGACGGCAGTCAGGGCGACATCAAGGACAATCTGGAAACCTGCGTTCAGTCGTTTTCCCGTGATGCCCGCGAAATCTTTGAGCATTTCAAGTTTGATGAATTTGTCGGCACCCTGAACGAAGCCAACCTGTTGTATAAGGTGGTGCGGAAATTCGCCACCATAGACCTGAGTCCGAAGGCGATCTCCAATCACGACATGGGTCTGGTGCAGCTAAGCACTAAAAACCATGCATGCAACGCTTTCGTCATCCCCGCGAAGGAGGCTGTCGCAAAAGGGTTGAAAGCATGA
- a CDS encoding restriction endonuclease subunit S, with amino-acid sequence MRAGSLKPVAESGKYKAYSEYKDSGVEWFGSIPSHWQVAGFKKYLSSIVDYRGKTPNKTDSGILLVTARNIKQGQLDYEKSQEFIDPDDYESVMIRGKPEIGDVLFTTEAPLGEVAIVDRTDFALAQRIIKFSGMKSILDNYYFRYLLMSQEFQQSLQMYASGSTALGIKAERFVYLRKLLPPYSEQRIIANFLDHETAKIDTLIEEQQSLIRLLQEKRQAVISHTVTKGLNPDAPMKDSGVEWLGEVPEHWVVRRLKHASDHQSGIPKGKDLTGRKTIEVPMLRVANVQDGYLDLTDVHTIKIEPSQLDRFMLKKGDVLMNEGGDNDKLGRGAVWTGEINPCIHQNHVHAIRPREIEPEWLELLTGSSYAKFHFYRVAKQSTNLASISSSSMKETPLVIPPVEERREIMSYLKKMKTNYDSLETECQKQITLLSEHRTALISAAVTGKIDVRDWTAPKE; translated from the coding sequence ATGAGGGCTGGAAGCTTGAAGCCGGTAGCTGAAAGTGGGAAGTATAAGGCTTATTCGGAGTATAAGGATTCTGGGGTTGAATGGTTTGGCTCCATTCCTTCTCATTGGCAGGTTGCAGGCTTTAAAAAGTATTTGTCTTCGATTGTTGATTATCGTGGTAAGACACCAAACAAAACTGATTCCGGGATTTTGTTGGTAACAGCTCGAAACATAAAGCAGGGGCAATTGGATTATGAAAAATCCCAAGAATTTATTGATCCTGATGACTATGAATCGGTCATGATTCGAGGTAAACCAGAGATAGGGGATGTTCTATTTACTACAGAAGCTCCATTAGGCGAAGTTGCGATTGTAGACCGCACTGACTTCGCCCTAGCTCAGAGAATCATTAAATTTTCGGGAATGAAAAGCATACTTGATAACTATTATTTCAGGTATCTGCTTATGTCTCAGGAGTTTCAGCAGTCGTTACAAATGTACGCTTCAGGCTCAACGGCATTAGGCATCAAAGCAGAGCGTTTTGTTTATCTTCGAAAGTTACTTCCCCCGTATAGTGAGCAACGCATTATCGCTAACTTCCTCGACCACGAAACCGCCAAAATCGACACCCTGATCGAAGAACAACAATCCCTGATCCGGCTGTTGCAGGAAAAACGACAGGCAGTGATCAGTCATACCGTCACCAAGGGGCTGAACCCGGACGCGCCGATGAAGGATTCCGGTGTGGAGTGGCTTGGGGAAGTGCCGGAGCATTGGGTTGTTAGACGGTTGAAGCACGCATCTGACCATCAATCAGGTATACCAAAGGGCAAAGATTTAACCGGCAGAAAAACCATTGAAGTTCCCATGCTGCGTGTCGCCAATGTTCAGGATGGTTATCTTGATTTGACTGATGTTCATACGATCAAAATTGAGCCGAGCCAGCTTGACCGCTTTATGCTGAAAAAAGGTGATGTTTTGATGAATGAAGGCGGCGATAACGATAAATTGGGTCGTGGCGCTGTTTGGACAGGTGAAATTAATCCCTGCATTCACCAAAACCATGTTCATGCAATCCGACCCAGAGAAATTGAGCCTGAATGGTTAGAACTGCTTACAGGTTCCTCATATGCGAAGTTTCACTTCTATAGAGTAGCGAAACAAAGTACTAACTTAGCTTCAATCTCTTCTAGCAGCATGAAAGAAACACCTTTGGTGATTCCCCCTGTTGAAGAGCGTAGAGAAATCATGTCTTACCTCAAAAAAATGAAGACTAATTATGACTCTCTTGAGACTGAGTGCCAGAAGCAAATAACACTATTAAGCGAGCATCGCACCGCCCTGATCTCCGCTGCCGTCACCGGCAAAATCGACGTGCGTGACTGGACAGCACCAAAGGAATAA
- a CDS encoding nucleotidyltransferase domain-containing protein, translating to MKLTDYQFLQQLSALPFVEALYLFGSRARGDARERSDIDLAVFCPTASDNEWLQVLAIVEQADTLLTIDCVRFDAEPAGSTLRAAIEQDKQVLYEC from the coding sequence ATGAAATTAACGGACTACCAGTTTCTACAACAACTGTCGGCATTGCCCTTTGTCGAGGCGCTGTATCTGTTCGGCTCCCGCGCCCGTGGCGACGCCCGTGAACGCTCAGACATTGATCTTGCAGTATTCTGCCCTACCGCTTCAGACAACGAATGGTTGCAGGTCTTGGCTATTGTGGAGCAAGCCGATACCCTGTTAACCATTGACTGCGTGCGCTTTGATGCTGAACCGGCAGGCAGCACATTGCGGGCCGCCATTGAACAGGATAAACAGGTATTGTATGAGTGTTGA
- a CDS encoding nucleotidyltransferase substrate binding protein, whose product MSVDLKLDALGKALQRFHESLQYDESQPLVVDASIQRFEFCIELSWKTLKACLAQEGITANTPRESMQQAFAAHWFDDEKAWLSMLKDRNLTSHTYKEDLALEIYRRLPSHYQAMQALHTHLTSRFGHY is encoded by the coding sequence ATGAGTGTTGATTTAAAACTGGATGCACTGGGTAAAGCACTGCAACGATTTCACGAATCACTGCAATACGACGAATCCCAGCCACTGGTGGTTGATGCGTCAATTCAGCGGTTCGAGTTCTGTATTGAACTGAGCTGGAAAACCTTGAAAGCCTGCCTTGCCCAGGAAGGCATTACCGCCAACACTCCGAGGGAGTCTATGCAGCAGGCGTTTGCGGCTCACTGGTTTGATGATGAAAAAGCATGGCTCAGTATGCTAAAAGATCGCAATCTTACCTCGCACACGTATAAAGAAGATCTGGCGTTAGAAATTTACCGCCGCTTACCCTCTCATTATCAGGCGATGCAGGCATTGCATACCCACCTGACTTCCCGCTTTGGTCACTACTGA
- a CDS encoding type I restriction endonuclease → MDSIQERIFQNEMIAQMQSNGWLPGSADQYDRETALYTAGKKIKAWRIDLVLFINGLPVATLELKSEFKQSVDNAIRQYKKTRLPQRPGNRQAGTIADLQTGRTGAFCRESVPSVYGNQSGGQRYVLSAV, encoded by the coding sequence ATGGATAGCATCCAAGAACGGATTTTCCAAAATGAAATGATCGCCCAAATGCAGTCCAATGGCTGGCTGCCGGGGTCAGCCGACCAGTATGACCGGGAAACTGCGCTATACACCGCCGGCAAAAAGATAAAGGCCTGGCGCATTGATCTGGTATTGTTTATCAACGGTTTGCCGGTGGCGACGCTGGAGCTGAAGTCGGAGTTTAAACAGTCCGTCGATAACGCCATTCGTCAGTACAAAAAGACCCGTCTGCCCCAAAGACCCGGAAACCGGCAAGCCGGAACCATTGCTGACCTTCAAACGGGGCGCACTGGTGCATTTTGCCGTGAGTCAGTACCAAGTGTATATGGCAACCAGTCTGGCGGGCAGCGATACGTTCTTTCTGCCGTTTAA
- the darT gene encoding type II toxin-antitoxin system toxin DNA ADP-ribosyl transferase DarT, which yields MRSFCRLTKARRKAAHFVPDDGLEYHTIHDVSIQAHRHLRTIPCGKGGAIHDYLPFYLGPLSPMLYKLSKGGLDGYSDGQEPLIYLVAWADEVAKAGFDYVFSDGHGLARFTQWYDDVSQLGQLDWPLVLSQEWADTLEDNDRKRRKQAEFLVHREFPWSMIKGIAVINDDIAGRVNAILDQFSDRHKPPVRVVRQWYYQG from the coding sequence ATACGTTCTTTCTGCCGTTTAACAAAGGCACGGCGGAAGGCGGCGCACTTTGTCCCTGATGATGGCCTTGAATATCACACGATTCATGATGTCAGCATACAGGCGCACCGCCACCTCAGAACCATTCCATGTGGTAAGGGTGGGGCTATCCATGATTACCTGCCCTTTTATCTCGGTCCTCTGTCACCGATGCTCTATAAACTGAGCAAAGGCGGGCTGGACGGTTACAGTGACGGGCAGGAACCTCTTATTTATCTGGTCGCCTGGGCTGATGAGGTGGCTAAGGCCGGATTCGATTATGTGTTTTCTGATGGGCATGGTCTTGCCCGTTTCACTCAATGGTATGACGACGTTTCCCAACTGGGTCAACTGGACTGGCCACTGGTTCTGAGTCAGGAATGGGCAGACACTCTGGAAGACAATGACCGCAAGCGGCGCAAACAGGCTGAGTTTCTTGTTCACCGTGAGTTTCCGTGGTCGATGATTAAGGGTATAGCTGTAATTAACGATGACATCGCTGGCAGGGTCAATGCTATCCTTGACCAGTTTTCAGACCGACATAAACCGCCTGTCAGGGTCGTCAGACAATGGTATTACCAAGGCTAA
- the darG gene encoding type II toxin-antitoxin system antitoxin DNA ADP-ribosyl glycohydrolase DarG, whose translation MIKLTQGNLLRSDAEALVNTVNCDGYMGKGIALQFKKAFPENFVAYQKACKQNEVQPGAMFVHEYGDMMGRKIIINFPTKRHWRNRSLMEDVDSGLVALIEEVRNRGIKSIAIPPLGCGLGGLEWSEVRPRIEAAFAELPDVDVHLYEPKGAPDGKTQPVGTKQPNMTRARALIILLMARYRELEYELTLLEVHKLAYLLQEQGEDLKLNFVAHRFGPYATNIRFLLHVMEGHFIRGFGDDENPEQLIELMPGAPQKAEQFLSADETSQSRLESVSQFIDGFETPYGMELLTTVHWVQNHEQKQIEEDIFMRVKKWSARKANLFTPFHVKAAIAHLGR comes from the coding sequence ATGATCAAGCTCACTCAGGGAAACTTGCTGCGCTCAGATGCTGAAGCACTGGTAAATACCGTGAATTGCGATGGTTACATGGGCAAAGGCATTGCCCTGCAATTCAAGAAAGCGTTTCCCGAAAACTTTGTGGCTTACCAGAAAGCCTGCAAACAGAACGAGGTTCAACCCGGAGCCATGTTTGTGCATGAGTACGGCGATATGATGGGCAGGAAGATCATTATCAACTTCCCGACCAAACGCCACTGGCGCAATCGCTCCCTGATGGAAGATGTGGATTCCGGGCTGGTTGCTCTGATTGAAGAAGTGAGGAACCGTGGCATCAAAAGCATTGCTATCCCACCGCTGGGCTGTGGCCTGGGTGGACTTGAATGGTCGGAAGTCCGGCCTCGAATAGAAGCTGCCTTTGCAGAATTGCCTGACGTTGATGTTCACCTTTACGAACCAAAAGGTGCGCCTGATGGCAAGACACAGCCTGTTGGCACCAAGCAGCCCAATATGACCCGTGCCAGAGCTTTAATCATCCTTCTCATGGCTCGTTATCGTGAGCTTGAATATGAGCTGACGCTGCTTGAAGTGCATAAGCTGGCTTATTTGCTGCAAGAGCAGGGTGAAGACCTGAAACTTAACTTTGTTGCTCACCGCTTTGGTCCTTATGCCACCAACATTCGGTTTCTTTTGCATGTAATGGAAGGGCATTTTATTCGGGGGTTCGGGGATGATGAAAACCCGGAACAGTTAATCGAGCTAATGCCTGGGGCACCTCAAAAGGCAGAACAGTTTTTGTCTGCGGACGAAACATCCCAGTCCCGATTAGAGTCTGTCAGCCAGTTCATTGATGGTTTTGAAACACCTTATGGAATGGAGCTACTTACAACTGTTCACTGGGTACAGAACCATGAACAAAAGCAGATCGAAGAAGACATTTTTATGCGTGTTAAAAAATGGTCTGCCCGTAAGGCAAACCTATTTACGCCGTTTCATGTTAAGGCGGCTATTGCTCATTTGGGTCGATGA
- a CDS encoding branched-chain amino acid ABC transporter substrate-binding protein: MKNNKKKLLSLTATMLLAGVMGMAQAEDTIKIALAGPVTGPVAQYGDMQFTGAKMAIEQINKAGGVNGKQLEAVVFDDACDPKQAVAVANKIANQRVQFVVGHLCSSSTQPASDIYEDEGILMITAASTSPEITSRGYKMIFRTIGLDSLQGPTAGKYIVEKIKPKKMAVIHDKQQYGEGIARAVKDVVEEAGINVAVFEGVTSGDKDFSALIAKLKRENVEFVYYGGYHPELGLILRQSAEKGLKVPFMGPEGVGNKDISAIAGEASEGLLVTLPKSFDQDPVNAKLVAAIKAKGNDASGPFVFPAYSAVQVMADGMKMAKNEDPEEVADVLRRNVFTTPTGQLTFDGKGDLKDFSFVVYKWHSDGTKTVLD, from the coding sequence ATGAAGAATAATAAAAAAAAATTATTGAGCCTTACGGCAACCATGCTGCTGGCTGGAGTCATGGGTATGGCTCAGGCTGAAGATACCATCAAAATTGCTCTGGCGGGTCCTGTAACAGGCCCTGTTGCACAGTATGGGGATATGCAGTTTACCGGCGCCAAAATGGCGATTGAGCAGATCAATAAAGCGGGCGGTGTCAATGGCAAGCAACTGGAAGCCGTTGTTTTCGACGATGCCTGTGACCCTAAACAAGCCGTAGCTGTGGCGAACAAAATTGCTAACCAAAGGGTTCAATTTGTTGTTGGTCACCTTTGTTCCTCCTCCACTCAGCCTGCTTCTGATATTTACGAAGATGAAGGCATTCTGATGATTACTGCGGCTTCAACCAGCCCTGAAATTACCAGTCGTGGTTACAAGATGATTTTCCGCACTATCGGCCTGGACAGTTTGCAGGGACCAACTGCGGGTAAATATATCGTTGAAAAGATCAAGCCAAAGAAAATGGCAGTGATTCATGACAAACAGCAATACGGCGAAGGTATTGCCAGGGCAGTCAAGGATGTTGTGGAAGAGGCAGGTATTAATGTAGCGGTATTTGAAGGTGTCACTTCCGGTGACAAAGACTTCTCTGCGCTCATTGCCAAGCTGAAAAGGGAAAATGTCGAGTTTGTTTACTATGGCGGCTACCACCCTGAACTGGGTTTGATTTTGCGACAAAGTGCTGAAAAGGGTTTGAAGGTACCGTTTATGGGACCAGAAGGTGTGGGCAACAAAGATATATCTGCTATTGCCGGCGAAGCTTCAGAAGGCTTACTGGTCACCCTGCCAAAGAGTTTCGATCAGGACCCGGTCAATGCCAAACTGGTTGCAGCCATCAAGGCAAAAGGCAATGACGCATCGGGTCCTTTTGTTTTTCCGGCTTACTCTGCTGTACAGGTGATGGCAGACGGCATGAAGATGGCTAAGAATGAAGACCCTGAAGAAGTAGCGGATGTGCTGCGCAGGAATGTTTTTACGACACCAACCGGACAACTGACCTTCGATGGCAAGGGCGATCTTAAAGACTTCAGCTTTGTCGTTTATAAATGGCACTCCGATGGTACCAAGACGGTGCTGGATTGA
- the rpiA gene encoding ribose-5-phosphate isomerase RpiA, protein MTQDELKKATAEAALERILPHLEDDMIIGIGTGSTANFFIDALAEHKAKFDGCVASSEASADRLKGHGIPVYDLNSVSSLRFYIDGADETNEHRQLIKGGGAALTREKIVTAVAEEFICIADGSKKVDVLGQFPLPVEVIPMARSYVARELVKLGGDPAYREGVVTDNGNVILDVWNMQITDAVATEEKINQIVGVVTNGLFAARPANVLLLGTENGVETITA, encoded by the coding sequence ATGACTCAGGACGAACTGAAAAAAGCAACGGCTGAAGCCGCTCTGGAACGTATTCTTCCACATCTGGAAGATGACATGATCATCGGTATTGGTACAGGTTCCACCGCTAACTTCTTTATTGATGCCCTGGCTGAGCATAAGGCGAAGTTTGATGGTTGTGTTGCCAGTTCTGAAGCGTCTGCAGACCGCCTGAAAGGCCATGGAATTCCCGTTTACGATCTGAACAGTGTTTCCAGTCTGCGCTTTTACATCGACGGTGCTGATGAAACCAACGAACACCGGCAGCTGATCAAAGGCGGCGGCGCTGCATTGACCCGTGAAAAGATTGTTACGGCTGTGGCTGAGGAGTTTATCTGCATCGCTGATGGCAGCAAGAAAGTGGATGTGCTGGGCCAGTTCCCACTGCCTGTTGAAGTGATTCCAATGGCTCGCAGTTATGTGGCCCGTGAACTGGTTAAGCTGGGCGGCGATCCGGCTTATCGCGAAGGTGTAGTGACTGACAATGGTAATGTCATTCTGGATGTCTGGAATATGCAAATTACCGATGCGGTTGCCACGGAAGAGAAAATCAATCAGATCGTAGGTGTGGTCACTAATGGTTTATTTGCTGCCCGACCAGCCAATGTGTTGTTGCTGGGTACTGAAAACGGAGTGGAAACCATCACTGCCTGA
- the ilvA gene encoding threonine ammonia-lyase, biosynthetic translates to MPHHYIRKILEARVYDVAVETPVDPAPFLSERLGNNILLKREDLQPVFSFKIRGAYNKIAQLNKEQKNCGVIAASAGNHAQGVALAAKKLGIEAIIVMPTTTPEIKVRSCKVRGARVILHGDTFDQALKHALELVEHHGYTFIHPYDDPDTIAGQGTIGMEILRQHTGPLDAVFVPVGGGGLAAGIATYIKYLRPDIKVIGVEYEESACLKAALDADERVVLPHVGIFADGIAVAQIGEETFKLCREYIDEVITVSADEICAAIKDIFDDTRSICETAGATALAGLKKFVEYKGVQQQTLMAIDSGANVNFDRLRYVSERAELGEKREAIIAVTIPERPGSFKTFCETLGKRSVTEFNYRYHDPVNASIFVGVQVHPDQMPIDNLINELKDKGYPVENLTDNEMAKLHVRHMVGGHSSAVENEVVYSFEFPERPGALLNFLNKLGKRWNISMFHYRNHGAAYGRVAVGLDVPPGERKHVSGFLDEIGYHYSEETNNKAYKAFLG, encoded by the coding sequence ATGCCTCACCACTATATAAGAAAGATTCTGGAAGCCAGGGTCTACGATGTCGCGGTGGAAACACCTGTCGATCCAGCTCCCTTTCTGAGCGAGCGTCTGGGCAATAACATTCTTCTTAAACGGGAAGACCTTCAGCCCGTATTTTCTTTCAAAATTCGTGGTGCCTATAACAAAATTGCCCAGCTCAATAAGGAACAGAAAAACTGTGGTGTGATTGCCGCCTCGGCAGGCAACCATGCCCAGGGCGTGGCGCTGGCAGCAAAAAAGCTGGGCATTGAAGCCATTATTGTTATGCCCACCACCACACCGGAAATAAAGGTTCGGTCGTGTAAGGTGAGAGGCGCCAGAGTTATTCTGCATGGAGACACCTTCGACCAGGCACTGAAACACGCACTGGAACTGGTTGAGCACCATGGCTACACCTTTATTCACCCTTACGATGATCCTGATACCATTGCCGGACAGGGAACGATCGGCATGGAAATACTCCGCCAGCATACCGGCCCCCTGGATGCTGTTTTTGTTCCTGTCGGCGGAGGTGGCCTGGCTGCCGGTATCGCCACCTACATCAAGTATCTCCGCCCGGACATTAAGGTGATTGGTGTTGAATACGAAGAGTCTGCCTGCCTGAAAGCAGCATTAGACGCTGACGAACGTGTAGTTTTGCCCCACGTAGGCATCTTTGCAGATGGCATCGCCGTGGCACAGATTGGTGAGGAAACCTTCAAGCTTTGTAGAGAGTATATTGATGAAGTCATTACCGTTAGTGCAGATGAAATCTGTGCAGCCATTAAAGACATCTTCGATGACACGCGGTCTATCTGTGAAACCGCTGGGGCAACGGCGCTTGCGGGGCTGAAGAAATTTGTTGAGTACAAAGGGGTTCAGCAGCAAACACTGATGGCAATAGACTCAGGCGCCAACGTTAACTTTGATCGTCTTCGCTATGTTTCTGAACGCGCTGAGTTGGGTGAAAAGCGCGAAGCCATCATTGCTGTAACGATTCCGGAACGTCCCGGCAGTTTTAAAACCTTCTGTGAAACATTGGGCAAGCGCAGCGTGACAGAGTTTAACTACCGCTATCACGATCCGGTAAATGCCAGCATTTTTGTCGGTGTGCAGGTACACCCCGACCAGATGCCGATCGATAACCTCATCAATGAGTTGAAAGACAAAGGTTATCCGGTTGAAAACCTGACCGATAATGAAATGGCAAAGCTCCATGTTCGCCATATGGTTGGAGGGCATAGCAGTGCCGTTGAAAACGAAGTGGTTTACAGCTTCGAGTTCCCGGAACGTCCCGGTGCTTTGCTGAACTTCCTGAACAAACTCGGCAAACGCTGGAACATCAGCATGTTCCACTACCGTAACCATGGTGCGGCTTATGGTCGTGTTGCAGTGGGTCTTGATGTTCCACCCGGGGAAAGAAAGCACGTGAGCGGCTTTCTGGATGAAATTGGCTACCACTATTCCGAGGAAACCAATAACAAAGCCTATAAAGCCTTTTTGGGCTGA
- a CDS encoding DUF2799 domain-containing protein produces MSESECLNADWQLIGFEDGLNGYSMSRIGDHRSACAEYSIVPSQALYQQGFEAGLRQFCTPTNAYDYGKSGGTYNHQCPADLHNEFLKYYNQGQEYYAVEKSIRDYGYKIADAKKKIEKLEKKILDKEARIISDDSSAEERLRLVGDIKRHKEEIGHLRTARTADERKRAVKEEELSRLQAPAV; encoded by the coding sequence ATGAGTGAGTCTGAGTGCCTTAACGCTGACTGGCAGTTAATTGGTTTTGAAGATGGCCTGAATGGCTACTCTATGTCCCGAATTGGCGATCATCGCAGTGCTTGCGCTGAATACTCTATTGTTCCAAGCCAGGCGCTATACCAGCAAGGTTTTGAAGCAGGCTTGAGGCAGTTTTGTACGCCGACTAATGCTTATGATTACGGAAAGAGTGGCGGAACCTATAACCACCAGTGTCCGGCAGATTTGCACAATGAGTTTCTGAAGTATTACAACCAGGGGCAAGAGTATTACGCTGTCGAGAAATCTATTCGGGATTACGGTTACAAAATTGCTGACGCAAAGAAAAAAATAGAGAAGCTGGAAAAGAAAATTCTCGACAAGGAAGCCAGAATTATCAGTGACGACAGCTCGGCAGAGGAGCGCTTGAGACTGGTAGGCGATATTAAGCGACATAAAGAAGAGATTGGTCACTTGAGAACCGCAAGGACGGCTGACGAGCGTAAGCGGGCGGTAAAAGAAGAAGAGCTGTCCCGGCTTCAGGCTCCGGCAGTCTAA
- a CDS encoding SDR family oxidoreductase — protein MSDDKTLVITGASSGIGAETARHAVQAGWSVVIAGRRKNALEDLCVELGGSEKAHPVVCDVSSWDDQQKLVSEALQHFGKIDAVLANAGIGGTPGGFSGADPLQWKDMILTNVYGVALTLRASLEEIKKNKGHVVIMSSAAGRLHLSGSMYGATKWAASAIGYNLREELKGTGVRTTIIEPGVVDTPFFDDPKPDGLKAEDIARSVMFALSQPHGMNLHEMTVYPTSSQH, from the coding sequence ATGTCAGACGATAAAACCCTCGTGATTACCGGGGCTTCCAGTGGTATTGGTGCGGAAACCGCCCGGCACGCAGTTCAGGCTGGCTGGTCTGTGGTGATTGCCGGTCGTCGTAAAAATGCACTGGAAGATCTGTGTGTTGAGTTGGGTGGCAGTGAGAAAGCGCACCCGGTCGTATGCGATGTATCTTCCTGGGATGATCAGCAAAAGCTGGTTAGCGAAGCATTGCAGCATTTTGGCAAAATCGATGCGGTTCTTGCCAATGCCGGTATCGGGGGAACTCCGGGAGGGTTCAGCGGTGCCGACCCGCTGCAATGGAAAGATATGATTCTTACCAATGTTTATGGTGTTGCACTAACGTTGAGAGCCAGTCTGGAAGAGATTAAAAAGAATAAAGGGCATGTTGTCATTATGAGTTCTGCGGCCGGCCGTCTTCATTTATCGGGCTCTATGTACGGAGCAACCAAATGGGCGGCGTCTGCTATTGGTTATAATCTGCGGGAAGAGTTAAAGGGTACAGGCGTTCGAACTACCATTATTGAGCCGGGTGTAGTGGATACTCCATTTTTTGATGATCCTAAGCCTGATGGCTTAAAGGCAGAAGATATTGCCCGGTCTGTGATGTTTGCCTTATCTCAGCCTCATGGAATGAATCTTCATGAAATGACTGTTTACCCAACCAGCAGTCAGCATTAA